The Bradyrhizobium guangxiense genomic sequence GCCGATTTGAACATGTCCCAGGACATCGAGGAGCAGCCGCCAAGGCTTGCCGCTCCCAAGACGCTCGCTCCCACTAACGCAACCGCGCTGACACCACGCATGACCCATCCACTTCAACTGCGACGAACCGCCACATAACCCCGCGCGGACCTTAGGAGCGTCGCTTGGGGCAGGCAACCGGCGGGGCACGCATAGTTAATGAATGGTTAACGCGGGGCGCCGCGGAATAGTGTCGTAATTTGAATGGCTTGATGGCGTTATGCCGTCATCAGGCTGCTGGCGGCGGCCGGCAGGTCGCGCATGTGATGGATCAGCCGGTCGGGCTTCAGCTCGGCGATCGGCACGTCCGTATAGCCGAAGCTGACCCCGATCACCGGCACCCCGGCCCGGCGGGCGACGCCGACATCGGTTCCGGCATCGCCGACCATGATGCTGGCTTTGACCTCTCCGCCGGCGCGCGCCACGGTTTCGCGGAAAATGGTCGGATCTGGCTTCTGGACGCCAAAGGTGTCGGCGCCGCAGATCGCCGCGAAGCGGCGGCTGAGGTCGAGCTGGTCCAGCAGGCGCTTGGACAGCCATTCCAGCTTGTTGGTGCAGACCGCGAGGCGATGGCCTTGCGCCGAGAACTGGTCGAGCGCGGCTTCGAGCCCCTCGAAGGGGCGGGATTCGACCGCGATATGGTCGGCGTAATAGGCGATGAAGTCCGCGGTCATGCGGTCCATGTCGGCAGGGGTGACCGAGCGGCCCTCCGCTTCCAGCCCCCGCTCGATCAGCTTGCGGGCGCCGGCGCCGATCATGTTGCGGGCCGAGGCCATCGGCACGGGCGGCAGGCCTTCGCGGTCGAGCACGTAATTGAGCGCGGTGATCAGGTCGGGCGCCGTATCCACAAGCGTGCCGTCGAGATCGAAGACGATGGTGTGAAGGGAGGTCATGATTCCAGCGCTACCGGCCCGGTCGTGTCCACGCAAGGGGCGGGCCCATAAGATCACCTTATAGGTCTGTTCCCGCGAGGCAAACGAGGCTACATAGGCCGCCGAAAGCGGCCGCCTTCGGCGGCGCATCTCCCGGATTTGAGAGGCGGGCGCAGACGTGAACATGGACCAGTTGAAGCGGCAGGCCGCCGCGCGCGCGCTCGAGGAGGTGCGGGACGGCATGCAGCTCGGGCTCGGCACCGGCTCGACCGCCAAGCATTTCGTCGAGCTGCTCGGCGAGCGCGTCGCCGCCGGGCTCAAGGTGATCGGCGTGCCGACCTCCGAGGCGACGCGGGCCGACGCGGAGCGCTGCGGCGTGCCGCTGACCACGCTCGATGAGGTCGACCATCTCGACATCACGGTCGACGGCGCCGACGAGATCGATCCCGAGCTCAATCTGATCAAGGGCGGCGGCGGCGCGCTCCTGCGCGAGAAGATCGTGGCGGCGGCCTCGGATCGCATGATCGTGATTGCCGACGATACCAAATGGGTGCCGACCCTCGGCAAGTTTCCGCTGCCGGTCGAGGTCATTCCGTTCGGGCTTGGCGCCACGCGCCGCGCGATCGAGAAGGCATTTGCCGAATGCGGCGTTTCCGGGCAAATGGCGGTCCGCAAGGCCAAAGGCGGGGATAAGGACGGCCACGTTTTCGTCACCGACGGCGGCCACTGGATCGTCGATGCCCAGCTCGGACGGATCCAGGATCCAGCCGGTCTCGCCAAGGCGTTGAGTGCGATTCCGGGCGTGGTCGAGCACGGGCTGTTCATCGGCTTGGCCAGCTCTGCCGTTCTGGCGGGTGCTGAGGGAATTCGCGTGATTGAACGGCGAAAGCCGAAAGGAGACTAGGAATGAAGAGCGTTTTGAAGTTCTTGCCGGCCGTGACCCTCGCTGCGGGATTGGCCGTCGCGGCCGTCCCGGCCGCAGGCCAGCAGCCGGCCCAGAAGGCTCCCGCGGCGCCGGCCCAGTCGAAGGCCTCGCCTGCGGCGATCGCGGCGGCCAAGGAGATCCTGCAGATCAAGAACGCCAACGCGATGTATACGGGCGCCGTGCCCGGCCTCGTCGAGAAGACCAAGATCGCGCTGATCCAGCAGAATCTGAACTACCAGAAGGACCTCAACGAGGTCGCGACGGTCGTGGCCCAGCAGCTCGCCGGCCGCCAGAACGAGATCGGCGAAGGCATGGCGCAAATCTATGCCAGCGAGTTCACCGAACAGGAGCTGAAGGATCTCGTCACGTTCTACAAGTCACCGCTGGGCAAGAAGCTGATCGAGGCCGAGCCGCGCGCTATCGGGCTCAGCATGGCCTTCATGAACTCCTGGGCCCAGAACTTCTCCGAGACCGTGATGGGGGCCTTCCGCGCCGAGATGCGCAAGCGTGGCAAGGAAATCTGACAGACACTATCTGACAGGGAGTTCCTAGAGCGCGTCATCGCGCTTCAGGTTGTTATTGAGCATGGTCTTCTCGGAAAACCGCTACACACTTTGCGCTGGCGCGGCCCTCCGGGTCCGAACCATGCTTTAGAGGTCGGAGTGGACAATGGCTGAATTCGACGTCGAC encodes the following:
- a CDS encoding HAD family hydrolase, with product MTSLHTIVFDLDGTLVDTAPDLITALNYVLDREGLPPVPMASARNMIGAGARKLIERGLEAEGRSVTPADMDRMTADFIAYYADHIAVESRPFEGLEAALDQFSAQGHRLAVCTNKLEWLSKRLLDQLDLSRRFAAICGADTFGVQKPDPTIFRETVARAGGEVKASIMVGDAGTDVGVARRAGVPVIGVSFGYTDVPIAELKPDRLIHHMRDLPAAASSLMTA
- the rpiA gene encoding ribose-5-phosphate isomerase RpiA is translated as MNMDQLKRQAAARALEEVRDGMQLGLGTGSTAKHFVELLGERVAAGLKVIGVPTSEATRADAERCGVPLTTLDEVDHLDITVDGADEIDPELNLIKGGGGALLREKIVAAASDRMIVIADDTKWVPTLGKFPLPVEVIPFGLGATRRAIEKAFAECGVSGQMAVRKAKGGDKDGHVFVTDGGHWIVDAQLGRIQDPAGLAKALSAIPGVVEHGLFIGLASSAVLAGAEGIRVIERRKPKGD
- a CDS encoding DUF2059 domain-containing protein, with the translated sequence MKSVLKFLPAVTLAAGLAVAAVPAAGQQPAQKAPAAPAQSKASPAAIAAAKEILQIKNANAMYTGAVPGLVEKTKIALIQQNLNYQKDLNEVATVVAQQLAGRQNEIGEGMAQIYASEFTEQELKDLVTFYKSPLGKKLIEAEPRAIGLSMAFMNSWAQNFSETVMGAFRAEMRKRGKEI